In one Arachis duranensis cultivar V14167 chromosome 9, aradu.V14167.gnm2.J7QH, whole genome shotgun sequence genomic region, the following are encoded:
- the LOC107465036 gene encoding extensin-like → MDNPKAHINPIPPTNPTPPTKAESLTNPKSSSQEKPLANPNAQSQTKPPNNPKPKPPTNPKPKPPTKHNFPKSVSIATPKPTPNAKDSLYKPWVKDSFSDDDDYANDVCETKTVKKDIRFKHVSDGYVDLGFVGGIEDDAYNAYDPGADSDGANS, encoded by the exons ATGGACAATCCAAAGGCTCATATTAATCCAATACCTCCTACTAATCCAACACCTCCAACTAAGGCAGAATCTCTTACTAATCCAAAATCTTCAAGTCAGGAGAAGCCTCTTGCCAATCCAAATGCTCAATCTCAGACAAAGCCTCCTAATAATCCAAAGCCGAAGCCTCCTACTAATCCAAAGCCAAAGCCTCCTACTAAGCATAATTTCCCTAAAAGTGTATCGATTGCAACACCCAAACCCACACCAAA TGCCAAAGATAGTTTGTATAAGCCATGGGTTAAAGATAGTTtctctgatgatgatgattatgctAATGATGTTTGTGAGACTAAGACTGTTAAAAAAGACATCAGATTTAAGCATGTCTCAGATGGGTATGTAGACCTAGGCTTTGTGGGAGGAATAGAGGATGATGCATATAATGCATACGATCCAGGGGCTGACTCAGATGGGGCAAATTCATGA